One part of the Solanum dulcamara chromosome 8, daSolDulc1.2, whole genome shotgun sequence genome encodes these proteins:
- the LOC129901276 gene encoding protein C2-DOMAIN ABA-RELATED 4-like, which produces MDNLLGLLRIKIKRGINLAVRDVRSSDPYVVVKMGKQKLKTRVIKKDVNPEWNEDLTLSVSDANLPVKLTVYDHDMFSMDDKMGDAEFDIKPFLDALKMNLDSLPCGTVITRATPCRSNCLSEESKVTCQDNKVVQDMCLRLRNVECGEVELQLQWIDIPGSKRL; this is translated from the exons ATGGACAATCTTTTGGGTCTTTTAAGGATCAAAATCAAGAGAGGTATAAACCTCGCTGTACGTGATGTCCGCAGCAGTGATCCCTATGTTGTCGTCAAAATGGGTAAACAG AAACTGAAGACGCGAGTTATAAAAAAGGATGTTAATCCTGAGTGGAATGAAGATCTGACCCTTTCTGTTTCAGACGCAAATCTTCCTGTTAAGCTG ACTGTATATGATCACGATATGTTCAGCATGGATGACAAAATGGGAGATGCAGAATTTGATATCAAACCATTTTTAGATGCTCTGAAAATGAACTTAGATTCCCTCCCATGTGGCACAGTGATCACAAGAGCAACGCCGTGCAGGTCAAACTGTCTGTCTGAAGAGAGCAAAGTGACATGTCAAGACAACAAAGTTGTGCAAGATATGTGCCTGAGATTGAGAAACGTGGAATGTGGAGAGGTCGAACTCCAACTTCAGTGGATCGACATTCCTGGCAGCAAACGTTTATAG
- the LOC129901527 gene encoding phosphoethanolamine N-methyltransferase 1-like gives MAPEVGKEREIQKNYWMEQTAELNLEAMMLDSEASDLDKQDRPEVLSLLPSYEGKSVLELGAGIGRFTGDLAEKAGELVAVDFIEEVIKKNESINGHHKNVKFMCADVTLPDLTFLPESMDLIFSNWLLMYLSDEEVQDLAERMVKWLKVGGYIFFRETCFHQSGDHKGKNNSIHYREPRFYTKVFQECNLKDDAGKSYELSLIGYKCIETYVKNKWNQNEICWIWQKVRSEDDRGFQHFLDTIQYKSNGILRYERVFGPGFVSTGGIDTTKEFVAMLDLQPGEKVLDVGCGIGGGDFYMAEKYDVHVVGIDLSVNMISLAFERAIGRKCAVEFEVADCTVKTYPEGSFDVIYSRDTILHIQDKPALFRSFYKWLKPGGRVLISDYCKKAGPASEEFAGYIKQRSYDLHDVEAYGQMLRDAGFNEVIAEDRTEQFMEVLQKELDTVENERESFIQEFSEQDYNDIVGGWKAKLIRSSSGEQTWGLFFAKKN, from the exons atggctCCAG AGGTAGGAAAAGAACGTGAGATTCAAAAGAATTATTGGATGGAGCAAACTGCTGAACTCAATTTGGAGGCAATGATGCTTGATTCTGAAGCATCAGATCTTGATAAACAGGATAGGCCTGAG GTGCTTTCACTGCTTCCATCGTATGAAGGGAAATCGGTGTTGGAATTGGGTGCTGGTATTGGCCGTTTCACAGGGGACTTAGCCGAGAAGGCTGGGGAGCTTGTAGCAGTGGACTTTATTGAAGAAGTGATTAAGAAG AATGAGAGCATCAACGGGcaccacaagaatgtcaagtttATGTGTGCTGATGTGACTTTACCAGATTTGAcctttttacctgaatcgatgGATTTGATATTTTCTAACTGGCTACTGATGTATCTTTCTGACGAAGAG GTTCAGGACCTTGCGGAGAGAATGGTCAAATGGTTGAAAGTTGGTGGctatatattttttagagaGACATGCTTTCATCAATCAGGAGATCACAAGGGAAAGAACAATTCAATCCACTATCGAGAGCCTAGATTTTATACAAAG GTTTTCCAAGAATGTAATTTAAAGGATGATGCTGGAAAATCATATGAACTTTCTCTCATCGGTTACAAGTGCATTGAAACTTATGTAAAAAACAAATGGAATCAAAATGAG ATTTGCTGGATATGGCAGAAGGTTCGTTCTGAGGATGACAGGGGATTCCAGCATTTCTTGGACACTATTCAGTACAAGTCTAATGGCATACTGCGATATGAACGTGTCTTCGGGCCAGGCTTTGTGAGCACAGGAGGAATTG ACACCACCAAAGAATTCGTTGCCATGTTGGATCTTCAGCCTGGCGAAAAAGTCCTTGATGTTGGTTGTGGTATCGGCGGAGGTGACTTTTACATGGCTGAGAAGTATGATGTTCATGTTGTCGGCATTGATCTCTCAGTTAACATGATCTCATTGGCTTTTGAACGTGCTATTGGTCGCAAATGTGCGGTTGAATTTGAGGTTGCTGATTGCACAGTGAAAACATATCCTGAAGGATCATTCGATGTGATATACAGCCGGGACACTATCCTTCACATCCAG GACAAACCTGCATTATTCAGATCTTTCTATAAGTGGCTGAAGCCTGGAGGCAGAGTCCTCATAAGTGATTATTGTAAAAAGGCAGGACCAGCATCCGAAGAATTTGCAGGTTATATCAAACAAAGAAGTTACGATTTACATGATGTTGAAGCATATGGACAG ATGCTCAGAGATGCTGGTTTCAACGAAGTTATTGCTGAGGATCGAACTGAACAG TTCATGGAAGTTCTCCAGAAAGAGTTAGATACTGTCGAGAATGAAAGAGAGTCATTTATCCAGGAATTTTCTGAA CAAGACTACAATGATATAGTTGGAGGTTGGAAGGCCAAGCTAATCAGGAGTTCATCTGGTGAGCAAACATGGGGTTTGTTCTTTGCCAAGAAAAATTGA